tgttgttaaagacGTGACGGactaatgtgttgttaaagacGTGACGGactaatgtgttgttaaagacGTCACGGactaatgtgttgttaaagacGTGACGGactaatgtgttgttaaagacGTGACGGactaatgtgttgttaaagacGCCATGGactaatgtgttgttaaagacGTCACGGactaatgtgttgttaaagacGTGACGGactaatgtgttgttaaagacGTGACGGactaatgtgttgttaaagacGTCACGGactaatgtgttgttaaagacGTGACGGactaatgtgttgttaaagacGTGACGGACTAATGTGTTGTTGAAGACGTCACGGactaatgtgttgttaaagacGTGACGGactaatgtgttgttaaagacGTGACGGactaatgtgttgttaaagacGTGACGGactaatgtgttgttaaagacGTCACGGactaatgtgttgttaaagacGCCATGGACGGTTATGTCATTATAGACGTCACGAACTGATGTGTCGATATAAACGAAATGGCGTTATACTCTGCTCAGACCATGATTTGACACTCTATAATGATCATAGAATGGTGTCAGATACggcatttttactgtaatggtttggtttgttttgtttaacgtcctattaacagccagggtaatttaaagacgtgccagattttggaggtgcAGGAaggccggagtacccggagaaaaaccatcggccaacggtcagtacctggcaactgccctacataggtttcgaactcgcaacccagaggtgaagggctagtgttaaagtgcaGGGACACcataaccactcggccaccgcgaccccgAACCGTAAAAGGCCCAATACTTTGATGTACTGACCTTTACATGACATTGGTTGTGTCGAGCGCATATTAAGAATAACTAGCAGAAAATCCAGTTATAGCGAATTGCATGTAGCAAGGTGGAGGGTATCTACATAAATCTTTTCAAAACCAGAGAATACAGTCATTCAAACAAAAGCGTAATTCTGTTTCATAATCGATAAAACGAGAGAAAACTTAACACCGAATATAGTATAAGTTTTCGCATGATAAACGTTTTTTTTACACCTATgttcatatacaaatattgttatTGATATTTAGATTGATGTTGTGAACCTGACAATTTCCTAGAGAGACATCTTCATAGAACGCGTTGCCTTTTACACTGTCAAATTGAAACGGTTATAACCTTTTGTAATCAAAAATGTAATATCTATTATTAATTAACTTCTTGCATATtggtaaaaatatgaaaaaaacggCCCGATCAATATCACTGGAAAACTTGGCCAATATGGGCAAAACTGAGCTAATATCATATTGGCCCAGTTTTCTCGTATTGGCTCAGTTTTTCGATAGCATCCAGTAGTACAGTATCAAATTCTGAACAGGGTTATCTGCCCTTTTCTCTCTCTTATCTGGTGCAAACGTATCCGGAGGTAACATTACCATCACTCTTATGCCGCCacagaaacaaatgaaatattcccATCAGTCTAGATCTCTATCCAGCTCTCAagaataaattaaattaattgaacTGACTCATTATAATGATTCTTGTTAGAatgtttttattgaattaattgtTGTCATTAAATTTGTTGAACtgattattacatgtattgttgtcattaaatgttatttgacaaaaatatgcgttttttcatatttttaccaATATGCAAGTAGTTAATTAATAAAAGAGTCATTAATCAGCCAATTCCATATTGGCCCTGTTATTAGGCCTCGTTCCAATATGACAGACCTTGGCCTAATAACAGGGCCAATATGGAATTGGCTGATTAATAACCCTATAATATTGCGCTTATGAAAATTCAGACttaatatataatgaataaggctgtgtgaagttagctcaacatacgacatacgacattcaaatattgaatgttcagccgctgaacatacgacatacgacattcaaaacttcatatcttgtgtttttaccagccaacgagataacttttgaatgttcagccgctgaacatacgacatacgacattcagattttgaatgttcagccgctgaacatacgacatacgacattcaaaacttcatatcttgtgcttttaccagccaacgaggtaacttttgaatgttcagccgctgaacatacgacatacgacattcaaaacttcatatcttgtgtttttaccagccaacgaggtagcttttgaatgttcagcggctcaacatacgacatacgacattcagattttgaatgttcagccgctgaacatacgacatacgacattcaaaacgtcatatcttgtgtttttaccagcctacgaggtaacttttgaatgttcagcggctcaacatacgacatacgacattcaaatattgaatgttcagccgctgaacattcaaaagttacctcgttggctggtaaaaacacaagatatgaagttttgaatgtcgtatgtcgtatgttgagctaacttcacacagccaaTGAATAATCAGGGTGTAAAGTCTACAAGAcaaataatcaattttaataAATGTACTAACCGACCCCCAATACAAAGACACCCATATCGTAATGACAATGGTGAAAAGGAATGCTTAATCAgcaattaatttaaaattaaaattaattaacttgATAGTTTTCCACTTGGACACTATTGGGACATTTTTACGATTGTGATATCCTCGTGCCTTTCAAACAACTTATTTATTGAGCAAGACGCAGATGTAATCATACCAAATTGTCGCCATTGCCGGGCTAAGGCATTTTATATTATTCCTGTTTCGGTATTGTCTCTGGTGCAAAGCTATATCAATCCATCGTCATATCGATTAAATATGAccataaacaaataaattagTTCCACTGCTGAATTAACCTTACGACAGTCTCCGTCGATAAAGCAGGCTAAACCTGTCATCCATGAGAAATACGAGCGACGTTAACCTGCTTCGGACTTTTAGgtagcgggctgaagttagcagcggtTCGTTATTTGTTATAGGGGATTCAAAGGACGAGTCCGCTGCCAATGTTAAATTGGTTATTCGAATCTCTAATCATACAGcctacacaacatacaaattGAATATGTGTAACTGACAGCCCGACCCGCTGCTGCAGCgaattatttatttgaataccaacatcaaaatgtcaataaaaggAAATGTTAATTAAGCATAACGAACTGAAGCTGGCAGCGGATttgttattcgaatccccaataacgaataacgaatccgctgctaacttcaaCCCGCTCTTTTAGCTCCCGctattatttcaaaaacaattacAACCTACAGCATTATAGATCGAGATTGCGAGACATACCCGTTTTAGACATCTTTCGGTTCAAATTGAGTGTTAGATTCAGAAGAGCTATACTTTAACTTCATCAAGCAGCTGTTTCAATTTATACCAGAGAGGAGGAAAATTAGTGCGCGTATCTGACACCACCGGCGgccattttcattttcactcaGTATGTCATTGCAAAAGATATCGAAACAAAGTGATAATTTTGACTTTGTCTACGCAATTTATCTTTGGGTATTTTATTAAGCAATCACAATAACAAAGAGGCTCAATCTTGGCGCTATATGGCCAATAGCTTGCTGTTATGAAGGGCAGTCcagtttgttttaaaatgacatatacatgtacctttttTTGCTGAAGGTCACATTTGTGAATTCCGGGATATAGTGTTGTTAAGGtttgatttcaatttttcaattcgtaaagttgttaaatcaaaattttgaaaacagTAAAAGCGTGGTAGGGCTATTATAATCACATCTTGGCAGACGttcttaattttgaaaatatgaagCCGATTGGAAAGCATTTCAAACTTTAAATGAAGATATCAACGCACTGTAAAGGAATGAAGACAAATGCATATCCAGGAAATGAAGAATAAGATAATGTGATGTAATATCATCAACCCCTTGATGATATTACACCGTTAAAGGGAAAACACCAGTAGTTATTCCAACGCCCGGCTATTGTTCATCAGTATGGATATAGGTACACAAATCAATCGCCTCCATTGCAACATCTGGGACCAAAAAAAGGATATGTATACCAAATGTGTTATAAAGTTAATCATAAGAGGTATTCCCTTCAAGTTTGGTTTGTATGGAAGCCTAAAAGTGCCAACAAGGAAAACGTTAATGTTGAGGACGACTCTTAAttaccgtttttttttttttttttttttgttgttgtttatcatTCAAACAAAAGGACATAAAAAGTGACAAAGATTTAATCTGAAAATTATGGTAAATTAATgattaaaacttttattttgataaaatttttgTGATTTAATAATGAAATCAAACTATCGAAGGTGTTATTTCAAAGAAACAGTCCTCATTTTCTGTATCCAACGTCAATAATTTAGTGGCGGCCGCGATATAAAATGTGGCACCTTATAAATGATACTTTTGGGCTGCCGATACATGTTTACGCCCTATCGGCaaggattttttaaaactgAAGAGCATGCAGTCATAATGCGCAGCCAATCGTAGCATCTCACTGGCTGTTGATAAAACCcacatttgaaataaatttgatcTTGCTCTCGCTTTGATGGAAAAGAGCtcaaatgaaaatcaaaagaaaaagcCATAGAAAAATTCCAAATCGAAGTGTACCAtattaaccccccccccccccccccccccccccctcccccaaactgaaaaaaacaacaacaaaaaagcaACATGAAAAAAACTATGGAAGCTGACGAATGTTGTTGAATGAATCTGtcattaacattattttgtagTGACTGAATATTCACATGCCTTTACTAACATCGCATTGAACAAGCCAGCAATCCAATCATCAACCTTCACACAGGCATGCAAAGGAGTGTCTGGCTCAGCTTGGAAAGCTGTCGACGGAATCCGGAATCCTGTGTATTGCGACGGCTACTGTTCTCGTACGGGATTCGATGATACGTTTCCATGGTGGCAGGTTGATCTGGGGTCGAAGTATTCCATCACTCATGTAGAAATTCTCAACAGGGCTCTATTTCGTGAGTAGCTGAGACCTGACTTTCTATTGCTGAAAGCTGCTAAAACTTTGTTCTACTGTATCAAAATTGTCATTTCTATTCAAAGCTGCTAAAACTTTGTTCTACTGTATCAAAATTGTCATTTCTATTCAAAGCTGCTAAAACTTTGTTCTACTGTATCAAAATCGTCATTTCTATTCAAAGCTGCTAAAACTTTGTTCTACTGTATCAAAATCGTCATTTCTATTCAAAGCTGCTAAAACTTTGTTCTATGGTATCAAATTCGTCATTTCTATTGAAAGCTGCTAAAATTTTATGTGCTCAACACCGTGGCATTGATTTGGTAATAGAATTGTATTATGaacaatttttaaaaactcatgtttatttgatattcaatGAATTTAACTAATCAATTAATTTGTAGACCTAACGAACTAATTCAAGGTATTCTGTGGTTCAGAATCTTCATTTAACAGTTCGTGCCGGTAACGTGATCTTATCTTATGTTACATATGCCGATGTTTGTATAATCATTAAAGCAGTCTAcagttttataattattttgccTTTCTTTTTACCAATTTCGAGTTGGGGTTACGGTCTCgttttattacaaatattctCTGTTTTCAAATTATCATCACTCCggctattattttttttattaccgCAACGACTCTGGTTATGTAATGCTTTTACAAATTAAGACTTGTGCTTTATCTAACTTTAAAAATATCGTTAGCGTTCAAGGAATATtcaatttcattattattttttatttcaaacaatttcCTTAACATAAGAAACACTATTGACTAAAAGACTGGATTGCAGGCAGAGCTTTTTGAAGTTCTCTCCGAACAAGTACATTATGTAATACAAGACATTAAACACATACCATAGAGAGTCATTTGACAAAAATTGTTCCAGGGGTATGTGTTGCCATTATATTTTTCAGCTGAACGACTGGCGGGTTTTCAGATAGAAGTCTCTATGAGGAACGACACTGATCCGAACGGTGAGCTAAGAGACGCTGTGTCATGTTTCAAAGACACCGGACTACAACTCATTGCTGGTGACCTGATTAACGTGGCATGTGCTGAGCAGGTTGAGGGCCGGTACTTACGGATATCAAACAGAAAATCACCAGATCTCACTCTCTGTGAAGTTCTTGTTGAAGGTTTGTTTTTGAAGTACATTTTCATTCAGTGCCAGTAAATTATGTCTCAATTGCTGTCGTAATTTATATGCCATATGCTATATTATTCGGTCATTTCGCTACGAAAAGACTATTGGGCTGGAAAACTGAATAGAATTTTCAAGCGTTAGTTGATCAGTTCGTGCCAGATAGCAAATCTTGTATTTTTCTTTGGCTTGATCTTAGGCCGAAAACAAGAGAATGCAAAAATGCGATGGCAGAGGAGCTAAAGGCTAACATGCGAACCCTATCAATGTGGAAAAACGAGGGCGAAGGGGAAAAGTTTACAATTGACACTGATAAAGTTTATGTGTTTAAATCTGATTCGGAAGGAGAACTTGAATCAATAATTGATACACCATTAGGTATGGTAACCTTGATCCTAAAATAATTCGGTTTAGCCTCAAAGCTTGCCTACCCTTGTTTAAAGCATTAGGGGTATGCTTAGCAAGGGAATATCCGAACTTGTGGTCTTCGGGggcgaagacttgaaaaaaggAGGAaggaatgtagcggaactggactgggtcgatcgtcggcgaccaggtagttcagtggtagagtgtccgtctagagttcggagggtcccgggttcgaaccccagtctggtTGCTACATTTTCTTCTGTTACACCAATATCCTTACTGTGGCTTATCAGTATCGGTGGTTATATCGTTAACACCGTGGGCCCCTTTAATAAACagtctgtgtattgtgttagGCTACAGGTGTAACTTGGGCGACTACCGGATCTTGGTGAGTTGCCGGAAGAGTTCCGACCTCACTACGCAATATGCCATAGATTTGCTCAAACAGACTGGGTACGCAATGCAGGTTGCATGTAGGACCAGGGGACAGGGGTATAAAAGGAGCTGCGCAGAGATGAATGTTGACTTGCATGGCCATCCCCTCAGGGGAGGAGAGCCTCCCCACCAAGGCTCCGATAACATCGGCACACCTACGTTCGGGTGTAGGGCACGTAACACGTACTAAAggttaaaatatatttggaGGGTTAGATATCACTCTATCGGGTGGTGGCTAGGTGT
This genomic stretch from Pecten maximus chromosome 16, xPecMax1.1, whole genome shotgun sequence harbors:
- the LOC117344720 gene encoding fucolectin-7-like; its protein translation is MDIVTEYSHAFTNIALNKPAIQSSTFTQACKGVSGSAWKAVDGIRNPVYCDGYCSRTGFDDTFPWWQVDLGSKYSITHVEILNRALFPERLAGFQIEVSMRNDTDPNGELRDAVSCFKDTGLQLIAGDLINVACAEQVEGRYLRISNRKSPDLTLCEVLVEGRKQENAKMRWQRS